The Desmodus rotundus isolate HL8 chromosome 3, HLdesRot8A.1, whole genome shotgun sequence genome includes a region encoding these proteins:
- the LOC112299561 gene encoding proproteinase E-like, whose product MFRLLSSLLLVALASGCGRPSFKPSTRVVNGEDAVPYSWPWQISLQYEKNGVFHHTCGGTLIARDWVMTAGHCISNSLTYQVVLGEYDQSKKEGPEQVIPINAEDLFVHPLWNPNCVACGNDIALIKLSRPAKLGETVKLACLPPADDILPHEAPCYISGWGRLFTGGPLPDKLQQALLPVVDHEHCSKQDWWGIALRKTMVCAGGDIRSGCNGDSGGPLNCPAADGSWQVHGVTSFVSALGCNALKKPTVFTRVSAFNDWIQETMASH is encoded by the exons ATGTTCCGGCTGCTGAGTTCCCTCCTGTTGGTGGCTCTCG CCTCCGGCTGTGGCCGACCTTCTTTCAAACCATCCACCCGTGTGGTCAATGGTGAGGATGCGGTCCCCTACAGCTGGCCCTGGCAG aTCTCCCTGCAGTATGAGAAGAATGGAGTCTTTCACCATACCTGTGGTGGCACCCTCATTGCCCGCGACTGGGTCATGACTGCGGGCCACTGCATCTC GAACTCCCTGACCTACCAGGTGGTGCTGGGAGAGTATGACCAGTCTAAGAAAGAAGGCCCCGAACAGGTGATCCCCATCAATGCTGAGGACCTCTTCGTGCACCCACTCTGGAACCCCAACTGCGTGGCCTGTGG caaCGACATCGCCCTCATCAAGCTGTCTCGCCCTGCCAAGCTCGGAGAAACAGTCAAGCTTGCCTGCCTCCCTCCGGCCGACGACATCCTGCCCCATGAGGCACCCTGCTACATCAGTGGCTGGGGCCGTCTCTTTA CTGGCGGGCCCCTCCCTGACAAGCTGCAGCAGGCCCTGCTGCCAGTGGTGGACCATGAGCACTGCTCCAAGCAGGACTGGTGGGGCATCGCCCTGAGGAAGACCATGGTGTGCGCTGGCGGGGACATCCGCTCCGGGTGCAAC GGTGACTCTGGAGGACCCCTGAACTGCCCTGCTGCTGATGGCTCCTGGCAGGTCCATGGTGTGACCAGCTTCGTTTCTGCCCTTGGCTGCAATGCCCTCAAGAAGCCCACTGTGTTCACACGTGTCTCAGCCTTTAACGACTGGATCCAGGAG ACCATGGCAAGCCACTAG